A genomic window from Desulfovermiculus halophilus DSM 18834 includes:
- a CDS encoding Maf family protein, protein MPASSLAPEVQGPFRPCTSLVLASASPRRQALLTQLGLHFQVHPSPLPEPPPEPCEAAPGYVQRMAEHKARNVGAKKLPGVILAADTVVVADSDILGKPDSYDQALEMLSRLNGRTHSVHTGCVIMDQSDPDNSRAFTVSTQVAFAAHSEAVLAAYARTGEPMGKAGGYAIQGSGGFLISEIQGSWSNVVGLPLSETAAALLGMQAIRI, encoded by the coding sequence ATGCCAGCATCCAGCCTCGCCCCCGAGGTACAGGGCCCTTTCCGCCCCTGCACCTCCCTGGTCTTGGCCTCGGCCTCGCCCCGCCGCCAGGCTTTGCTCACCCAACTGGGACTGCATTTTCAGGTCCACCCCAGCCCGTTGCCTGAACCACCCCCGGAGCCCTGCGAGGCCGCACCGGGCTATGTCCAGCGCATGGCCGAGCACAAGGCCCGCAATGTGGGGGCCAAGAAACTGCCCGGCGTCATCCTGGCTGCTGATACAGTCGTAGTCGCCGACAGCGATATCTTGGGAAAACCGGACTCTTATGACCAGGCCCTGGAGATGCTCTCCCGGCTCAACGGCCGCACCCACAGTGTACACACCGGATGCGTGATCATGGACCAAAGCGACCCGGACAACAGCCGGGCGTTCACTGTGAGCACGCAGGTTGCCTTTGCAGCTCATTCCGAAGCGGTATTGGCTGCCTATGCCCGGACCGGAGAGCCCATGGGCAAGGCCGGAGGTTATGCCATCCAGGGAAGCGGGGGATTTCTGATCTCAGAGATCCAGGGCTCTTGGTCCAACGTGGTCGGCCTGCCCTTGAGCGAAACTGCCGCCGCCCTGCTTGGGATGCAGGCCATCCGCATTTGA
- a CDS encoding TRAP transporter substrate-binding protein — protein sequence MPSTRGLLAWLAAALFCWTALFQPQPAEAKIVWRGQSSYPTGLPQLYSPAERFAHLVEELTGGELVIRMQPGGSIVPSKQVFDAVNSGVLDIGCTWAGWWIGKFPASVLFANSYPNGMQMREMLSWIYHGDGLKLWNEMYAGQNVVVLPPYGMLGSENFCWSRKPINSLEDFKGLKFRTVGVWGRCLERLGARVVSLAGGEVYPSLERGVIDAAEFGTPAIDRKLGFEEICPYLKVPGIHEPCAPLETLVNEKTWEELPDRLKPMVKYALKISCFEAINEAMKEDAEAMEYFRSSPKVEVSKLTPEMIEEIKRIGREEMNKMARDDPFFARVLESQRSFRRLVEPYADLVRLPYPFAQPEGE from the coding sequence ATGCCCAGTACACGAGGACTCTTGGCCTGGCTTGCCGCTGCCCTCTTCTGCTGGACGGCTCTGTTTCAGCCCCAGCCCGCGGAAGCCAAAATCGTCTGGCGGGGCCAGTCCAGCTATCCAACCGGCCTCCCCCAGCTCTACTCCCCGGCTGAACGCTTTGCCCACCTGGTCGAGGAGCTGACCGGCGGAGAGCTGGTCATCCGCATGCAGCCCGGGGGATCCATTGTCCCCTCCAAGCAGGTCTTCGATGCAGTGAACAGCGGGGTCCTGGATATCGGCTGCACCTGGGCCGGGTGGTGGATCGGCAAGTTTCCGGCCTCGGTTCTGTTCGCCAACTCCTACCCCAACGGGATGCAGATGCGGGAGATGCTCAGCTGGATCTATCACGGGGACGGACTGAAGCTGTGGAACGAGATGTATGCCGGACAGAACGTGGTCGTGCTGCCCCCCTACGGCATGCTCGGATCGGAAAACTTCTGCTGGTCCAGAAAGCCCATCAACAGCCTGGAAGACTTCAAAGGCCTGAAGTTCCGCACGGTGGGGGTTTGGGGTCGATGCCTGGAACGGCTCGGGGCCCGGGTGGTCAGCCTGGCCGGGGGAGAGGTCTACCCTTCCCTGGAACGGGGGGTCATTGATGCCGCTGAGTTCGGCACCCCGGCCATTGACCGCAAGCTGGGCTTTGAAGAGATCTGTCCCTATCTAAAAGTCCCCGGGATCCATGAACCATGTGCCCCGCTGGAGACCCTGGTCAATGAAAAGACCTGGGAAGAGCTCCCCGACCGGCTCAAGCCCATGGTCAAATACGCGCTCAAGATCTCCTGCTTCGAGGCCATCAATGAGGCCATGAAGGAAGATGCCGAGGCCATGGAGTACTTCCGGAGCAGCCCCAAGGTGGAGGTCTCCAAGCTGACCCCGGAGATGATTGAAGAGATCAAGCGCATCGGCCGGGAGGAGATGAATAAGATGGCCCGGGACGATCCCTTTTTCGCCCGGGTCCTGGAGTCCCAGCGCAGCTTCCGCAGGCTGGTGGAGCCATACGCCGACCTGGTCCGCCTGCCCTATCCGTTTGCCCAGCCGGAAGGCGAGTAG
- a CDS encoding CooT family nickel-binding protein — translation MCDVHVFLKTGETQEKILESVEYLEADGEQITARNIFGEEKTVRARFTLFDSSQNTIILKALDP, via the coding sequence ATGTGTGATGTGCACGTGTTTCTCAAGACCGGTGAGACCCAGGAAAAGATCCTGGAGAGCGTGGAGTATCTGGAGGCCGACGGGGAGCAGATAACCGCCAGGAACATCTTTGGCGAAGAAAAAACGGTCCGGGCCAGGTTCACCCTGTTCGACAGCTCGCAAAACACCATCATCCTCAAAGCCTTGGACCCTTAG
- a CDS encoding phosphatidylglycerophosphatase A family protein, with protein MSHYRSLSRNIATLGPIGHAPKAPGTWGSLAALISAPWLFLPWEWPVRLVLLALVFIAGAWSASACEEQYACKDPGQVVIDELLGQWAALLFVSPDSLWLLIPAFLLFRLLDIVKPWPVRASETWLPGGGGIMIDDLLAGLLAGTILLPVS; from the coding sequence ATGTCACATTACCGGAGTCTTAGCCGCAACATCGCCACCCTCGGCCCCATCGGCCACGCCCCCAAGGCGCCGGGCACATGGGGGTCCCTGGCCGCTCTGATCAGTGCTCCCTGGCTGTTTTTGCCCTGGGAGTGGCCGGTCCGCCTTGTCCTCCTCGCCCTGGTGTTCATTGCCGGGGCCTGGTCCGCAAGCGCCTGCGAAGAGCAGTATGCATGCAAGGATCCGGGGCAGGTGGTCATTGACGAACTCCTGGGCCAATGGGCCGCCCTGCTCTTCGTCAGCCCGGATTCGCTTTGGCTTCTGATTCCGGCCTTTCTCCTTTTCCGCCTCCTGGACATCGTCAAGCCCTGGCCTGTCCGGGCCTCGGAGACATGGCTTCCCGGCGGGGGCGGGATCATGATCGACGATCTCCTGGCCGGCTTACTGGCCGGAACCATCCTCCTCCCAGTCTCATAG
- a CDS encoding PFL family protein, translated as MLSEREVISTLEMVKNENLDVRTVTLGISLFDCASHDQAKTREAVREKIVRIGADFVAKCDRVGAKYGIPVVNKRIAVSPIAVVGASFSSGELVALAQTLDQAAREVGIDFIGGFSALVEKGAARGDAALMDAIPEALQSTQRVCASVNVASSKSGINMDAVWTMGRVIKETARLTADRDGLGCAKLCVFANIPEDIPFMAGAYLGTGEPDTVINVGVSGPGVVKKAVDRALAHDPGLSFDRLSEIIKRTAYKVTRVGELIGREVASELGVLFGIVDLSLAPTPNVGDSVGEIFQSLGLEGIGVPGSTALLALLNDAVKKGGAFASSHVGGLSGAFIPVSEDVNIAQSVAQGCLCLEKLEAMTCVCSVGLDMVPVPGETPAETIAAIVADEMAIGVINKKTTAARLIPVPGKAAGQEVEFGGLLGRAPIMSLRHMQGSAGFIRHGGRIPAPLHSLVN; from the coding sequence ATGCTCAGTGAACGGGAGGTCATTTCCACCCTGGAGATGGTCAAGAATGAAAACCTGGACGTGCGCACAGTGACCCTGGGCATAAGCCTGTTCGACTGTGCCAGCCATGACCAGGCAAAGACCAGGGAAGCGGTTCGGGAAAAGATTGTCCGCATCGGAGCCGATTTTGTGGCCAAGTGCGATCGAGTCGGAGCAAAATACGGTATTCCAGTGGTCAACAAGCGCATTGCCGTCAGTCCCATAGCTGTTGTCGGCGCGTCCTTCAGCTCCGGGGAGCTGGTGGCCCTGGCTCAGACTCTGGATCAGGCGGCCCGGGAGGTGGGCATAGACTTCATCGGCGGCTTCAGCGCCCTGGTGGAGAAAGGTGCGGCCCGGGGGGATGCAGCCTTGATGGACGCCATCCCCGAAGCCCTGCAGAGTACCCAGAGGGTTTGCGCCTCAGTGAACGTGGCCTCCAGCAAGAGCGGCATCAATATGGATGCGGTATGGACCATGGGCCGGGTAATCAAAGAGACAGCCAGGCTGACCGCGGACCGGGACGGCCTGGGATGCGCCAAGCTGTGCGTCTTTGCCAACATTCCCGAGGACATCCCTTTCATGGCCGGCGCCTACCTGGGGACCGGGGAGCCGGATACGGTGATCAATGTGGGAGTCAGCGGCCCAGGGGTGGTGAAAAAGGCCGTTGACCGGGCCCTGGCTCATGATCCGGGACTGAGCTTTGACCGTTTGTCCGAGATCATCAAGCGCACGGCCTACAAGGTGACCCGGGTCGGGGAGCTCATAGGCCGGGAAGTGGCCTCGGAGCTGGGAGTGCTCTTTGGAATCGTGGACCTGTCTCTGGCCCCAACCCCGAATGTGGGGGACAGCGTGGGGGAGATATTCCAGAGCCTGGGGCTGGAGGGGATCGGGGTCCCCGGTTCCACCGCCCTGCTGGCCCTGCTCAACGATGCGGTCAAAAAAGGCGGTGCATTCGCCAGTTCCCATGTTGGCGGGCTGTCCGGGGCCTTTATCCCGGTCAGCGAAGACGTGAATATAGCCCAGTCCGTGGCTCAAGGCTGCCTGTGCCTGGAGAAGCTGGAGGCCATGACCTGCGTCTGTTCCGTGGGGCTGGACATGGTCCCGGTGCCGGGGGAAACTCCGGCTGAGACCATAGCGGCCATTGTGGCTGACGAGATGGCCATTGGGGTGATCAACAAAAAAACCACCGCAGCCCGGCTCATTCCGGTACCTGGAAAAGCCGCCGGGCAGGAGGTAGAGTTCGGAGGGCTACTGGGGCGGGCGCCCATAATGTCCCTGCGGCACATGCAGGGATCCGCAGGATTTATCCGGCATGGAGGCAGGATTCCTGCTCCCCTGCACAGCCTGGTCAATTAA
- a CDS encoding dihydropteroate synthase has product MEFHTYMQLIADDINILNPVVARAVKAREAGPIAEIAGRCAALGAAAIDVNPGPGSRDRRDTMSFCLQAVQAGTDLPVYLDSSEPDMLWQGIEQCAGQAVINGFSLEPAKVETILPLAVRHRLPVVGFLLRPNGHVPASAEERLQIASDLLDVSTRAGLDPADLIIDPVLAPLSWNDGTAQAASVLETIRMLPELCGTRVRTLVGLSNLTSGVKHPAAPMLEAMYLARLAEAGLSHALINMRRSQAVACARFCSVIDGNQPFSWAEFERYLT; this is encoded by the coding sequence GTGGAATTCCATACATATATGCAGCTCATTGCAGACGATATCAACATCCTCAATCCAGTCGTGGCCCGGGCTGTAAAGGCCCGGGAGGCCGGACCCATTGCGGAGATAGCCGGCCGCTGCGCCGCTCTGGGCGCCGCAGCCATAGATGTCAATCCCGGCCCCGGCTCCCGGGATCGCCGGGACACCATGTCCTTTTGCCTGCAGGCCGTGCAGGCCGGAACCGATCTGCCGGTGTACCTGGACAGCAGCGAGCCTGATATGCTGTGGCAGGGCATTGAGCAGTGTGCCGGACAGGCGGTCATAAACGGTTTTTCCCTGGAGCCCGCAAAGGTAGAGACCATCCTGCCCCTGGCTGTACGGCACCGGCTTCCGGTTGTCGGCTTCCTCCTTCGTCCCAACGGCCATGTCCCTGCCAGCGCAGAGGAGCGGCTGCAGATCGCTTCTGACCTGCTGGATGTCAGCACCCGCGCCGGGCTGGATCCGGCCGATCTGATCATCGATCCGGTCCTGGCCCCCTTGAGCTGGAACGACGGCACGGCCCAGGCTGCGAGCGTGCTGGAAACCATCCGGATGCTTCCAGAGCTGTGCGGGACCAGGGTCCGGACCCTGGTTGGTCTTTCCAATCTGACCTCCGGGGTCAAGCATCCCGCGGCCCCCATGCTGGAAGCAATGTACCTGGCCAGACTGGCCGAGGCCGGATTGAGCCATGCCCTGATCAATATGCGGCGGTCCCAGGCTGTGGCCTGTGCCAGGTTCTGTTCCGTCATCGACGGGAATCAGCCCTTTTCCTGGGCCGAGTTCGAACGCTATCTGACCTGA
- a CDS encoding glycine cleavage system protein R: protein MSAQVAVTVLGTDRPGIVCEVASLLAGKGCNIDDLTQTVLQDEFAGIFLVSLPQSVGSKQLLTDLSTELAPLGLVPYVKSVQPPKPPGSRLQVEPFVVVCIGEDQVGLIAAVTCEMKRMEVNITNIRSVPGTAAFAHRVVTILEVDVPADQELQEVTAALSRIGEERNIQVTIQHKRIFEDICRV, encoded by the coding sequence ATGAGTGCGCAGGTTGCAGTGACTGTGCTGGGGACCGACAGGCCGGGCATAGTCTGTGAAGTGGCCTCTCTTTTGGCTGGGAAAGGGTGCAATATCGACGATCTGACCCAGACAGTGCTTCAGGACGAGTTTGCGGGGATATTTCTGGTCAGCCTGCCGCAGTCCGTGGGCTCAAAGCAGCTGTTGACCGATCTGAGCACTGAGCTTGCCCCCCTGGGGTTGGTGCCCTACGTCAAGTCTGTCCAGCCCCCAAAGCCTCCAGGATCCAGGCTTCAGGTCGAGCCTTTCGTGGTGGTCTGCATAGGAGAGGATCAGGTGGGGCTTATTGCCGCAGTGACCTGCGAGATGAAGCGGATGGAGGTGAACATCACCAATATCAGGTCTGTTCCCGGCACCGCGGCCTTTGCGCACCGGGTGGTCACCATCCTGGAGGTCGATGTGCCTGCGGATCAGGAGCTGCAGGAGGTGACCGCTGCCTTGTCCCGGATCGGAGAGGAGCGGAATATACAGGTTACGATTCAGCACAAGAGGATATTTGAGGATATCTGCCGCGTCTAG
- a CDS encoding cob(I)yrinic acid a,c-diamide adenosyltransferase — protein MCLERQGRTHPYRPEGRNRAYTRDGKGQNPTGWVKAPFSLLDVTAQRGIGQRKKLVALFGSGHNSYHCTESSVSSVFPQKAGIQPVRHQSTGWSKNRNFCVQGPLSRAVRRSTQSPVRRKRDMQTGYVQLYTGNGKGKTTAALGQALRAAGAGLKVFIGQFVKGMHYSELDILKDFSERIVIKQFGRDCFIFNDPTPEDCALAKNGLQEINAIIHSGEYQMVILDEVNIATYYNLFTVDDLLEVIRNKPPQVELILTGRMADPRILEAADLVTEMKEIKHYYQQGVQARTGIEK, from the coding sequence GTGTGCCTTGAGCGACAGGGCCGCACACATCCCTACCGCCCAGAGGGGCGGAATCGGGCATACACCAGAGACGGCAAAGGTCAAAACCCCACTGGCTGGGTCAAAGCCCCATTTTCACTACTGGACGTCACTGCTCAGCGTGGTATAGGACAACGGAAAAAGCTTGTAGCACTGTTTGGTTCGGGGCACAACTCCTATCACTGCACCGAAAGTTCGGTTTCTTCCGTCTTTCCCCAGAAAGCCGGAATCCAGCCAGTTCGACATCAATCCACAGGCTGGTCCAAGAACCGTAATTTCTGTGTCCAAGGACCTCTGAGCCGAGCCGTCCGGAGAAGCACTCAATCACCAGTCAGGAGGAAACGAGACATGCAGACAGGATACGTTCAACTCTACACCGGCAACGGCAAAGGAAAGACCACCGCGGCCCTGGGCCAGGCCCTGCGCGCAGCCGGCGCCGGCCTGAAGGTCTTTATCGGCCAGTTCGTCAAAGGAATGCACTACAGCGAACTGGACATTCTCAAAGACTTTTCCGAACGGATAGTCATCAAGCAGTTCGGCCGGGACTGCTTCATCTTCAACGACCCCACGCCCGAAGACTGCGCCCTGGCCAAAAACGGTCTGCAGGAGATCAACGCCATCATCCACTCCGGCGAGTATCAGATGGTCATCCTGGATGAGGTGAACATCGCCACCTATTACAACCTGTTCACTGTCGACGACCTGCTGGAGGTTATCCGCAACAAGCCCCCCCAGGTGGAGCTGATCCTCACCGGTCGCATGGCCGACCCCAGGATCCTGGAGGCCGCGGACCTGGTCACCGAGATGAAGGAGATCAAGCACTACTACCAGCAGGGGGTTCAGGCCAGAACCGGGATAGAAAAGTAG